One genomic region from Salvia hispanica cultivar TCC Black 2014 chromosome 2, UniMelb_Shisp_WGS_1.0, whole genome shotgun sequence encodes:
- the LOC125206165 gene encoding uncharacterized protein LOC125206165, producing MWALFFVSKLGKKFNVSDGENGSQITVLCSRPLSLSLSLCDRRNPSLLFIGELPHLLTIDLQVRAAYTSKANNKNCLGALDGTHVEVSVPLKDQGRYRNRKGSAADSPVLRDALVRKDPFIVPKDAGYTNGPSFLAPYRGIRYHLNEWYTRGNNPQNPKELYNLRHATARNVIERAFGLFKKRWKILREVSFYDVKTHVKIINACAILHNLIRVEEPNDPLLAEVDAEIQTRVTHQGDDHDEEEESRDYHNEMEETQHSDRITTIQVTNEWTRFRDSLAEAMFLHYQNRRN from the exons ATGTGGGCcttgttttttgtttcaaaattgGGTAAGAAGTTTAATGTGAGTGATGGCGA AAACGGGTCACAAATCACTGTGCTTTGTTCTcgccctctctctctctctctctctctctgcgaCAGGCGGAACCCTAGTCTCCTCTTCATTGGAGAGCTTCCTCATCTCTTAACAATCGATCTTCAG GTGAGAGCCGCATATACCAGCAAAGCTAATAATAAG AATTGTCTCGGAGCACTTGATGGAACACATGTTGAAGTAAGTGTTCCATTGAAAGATCAAGGAAGATATAGAAATAGAAAGG GATCTGCAGCAGATAGCCCAGTATTACGAGATGCGCTTGTTAGAAAAGATCCATTCATAGTTCCCAAAG ATGCGGGATATACGAATGGACCAAGCTTTCTAGCTCCTTATAGAGGTATCCGGTACCATCTCAATGAGTGGTACACTAGAGGCAATAATCCACAAAATCCTAAGGAGTTATACAACCTCAGGCATGCAACTGCTAGGAATGTGATTGAAAGAGCTTTTGGACTATTTAAAAAGCGATGGAAAATTCTTAGAGAAGTGTCTTTTTATGATGTCAAAACGCATGTGAAGATCATCAATGCTTGTGCTATTCTTCACAATCTTATTCGAGTAGAAGAGCCTAATGATCCATTATTGGCCGAGGTTGATGCTGAGATTCAAACAAGAGTTACTCATCAAGGTGATGATCATGATGAAGAGGAAGAGAGTCGTGATTATCATAATGAGATGGAAGAGACTCAACACTCAGATCGGATTACTACTATTCAAGTTACAAATGAGTGGACTAGGTTTAGGGATAGTCTAGCCGAAGCTATGTTTCTCCATTATCAAAATAGGCGAAACTAA